A region of the Stieleria neptunia genome:
TCCACCGCCTTGGCGTGTGTCGCATGTTTGGGCAGATTGGAGTGCTGGTCCCATGCGGGGTTGGCCGAGTTGTCGCCGTAGTTGACCTGCACGAATCGTACGCCGGCCTCGCACAGCCGTCGCGCCAACAGACACTTTCTGCCGTAGTCTTGGGTCGTGGGATCATCGATTCCATACTCGGAAAGCGTCGTCGCCGATTCGCTGGTCAAATCTAAAATGTCCGGTGCGACCTGCTGCATCCGCCAGGCGAGTTGGTAGGACTGCTGCATCGCTTCGAATTCACTGTTGTGAATCCCGCGTCGCCGGATCTGTCGCCGATTCAGCTGATCGATCAAGTCAAGTTGAGCCTTCTGACGCTCGATCGATGCGTCTTGGCGGACCAAGTTGTCGATCTCCAAATCGCTGCGACCGGCGGTGCCGATCGGTGTCCCCTGATATCGCGCGGGCAAAAACGCACTGCCATAGTTTCGCGGCCCGCCGTTGCCGATCGAGGGTGCGATCGAGACGAATCCCGGCAACGCGGCGTTTTCAGTGCCCAGCCCGTAATAGATCCAGGAGCCGACCGAAGGGCGGACGAAGTTGGTCGAGCCGCAATGCAGAAACAGCGTCGCCGGTCCGTGTGCGACCCCGTCGGTATGCATCGAATGGATGAAGCACAGGTCGTCGACGTGCCGCGCCGTCTCGGGAAACAGATCCGAAACGTAACGCCCGCACTGGCCATACGGTTTGAATCCCCAAGGCGACTTCATCAACCGTTGTTCGATGCCGCGCTGGCCCGAGCGGGCAAATTCGCGGGCGTCGTCAAACGGCATCTTCTTGCCGTCGTGGGTTTGTAGCGCCGGCTTGTGATCGAACGAGTCGACTTGGCTGACACCGCCCTGCATGAACAAAAAAATGATCCGTTTGGCCCGCGGCATTCGATGTGCACCCGGCGGTGGCACTGGACCGGCCGCCAGAGACGTCGGCGCTGTGAACGCATCGGCGGCCATCGCGCCGCAAGCCAAAGCACCAAAACCGCAGGCCGATTGCTGCAGCATCATGCGTCGCGCGATCAATTCCCCGTCGGGTGTCATGTCGTCATTCATTCCAAATACCGAAAGTCGATGGAGGCGAACAGGGATTGAATCAGGTCGGCGAGCCGATCTTCACTCGGCGCTGCGTCTTCACCGCCGAGGTATTCGAGACACAGTTGCATTTCATCCGCATCCGGCCGCCGGCCGTAGCAGGCGAGGTAGAGTTGCTCGACGATCGATTTGGTTGAGCTTGACTTGGCCGAGCTTGACGCGGCCGGACCGTCGGCGGACGCGTGCAGCCATCGCTTGCCGGCCTGTCGGGCGCGGTCGATGATCCATGTGTGATTCATCATCGCCAGCGATTGGGGTGCGACCGTGCTTTGACCCCGCTGGCCCACCGACACGCTGGAGTCGGCAAAATCAAACAGTCCGAACAACGGTGGAAGCGAATTGCGAAACACCGGCAAATAGAGACTTCGCCGTTTCGAGTCGTGTTTGTAGTTGTAGTCCGACGAGGTGCCGGGGCGGATCGTCGAGCCTCCGGTGCGATGTTCGATTTCACCACTGACGCACAGCATCGCATCGCGAAGGGCTTCTACCGGAATGCGTTTGACGCTGCCCGATGCGTACAGCCGATTGTTCGGGTCGACCGCGATCCGCCGCGCGTCGTCCGTCACGGCACGGCGATAGGCTTCACTGCAGACGATCGTTCGGACCAGTGATTTGGTCGACCAGTCGTGATCGATCAGCTCGGCGGCCAACGCATCCAACAGTTCCGGGTGCGAAGGGGGCTCGCCCGTCGTGCCAAAATTGTTTTCGGTCGCGACCAAGCCTTCACCCATCAGCCACGACCAAACGCGGTTGGCATACACCCGCGCCGTCAGCGGGTTGCTCGGATCGGCAATCCACTCGGCAAGCTCGACGCGACCGCTGCCGCGGCTGCCGATGCGGTCGGCATAGCGCTGCGCCGGCCCGACGGCGCTGAGAAAACCGCGGCGGACGGTGTCGCCCAGCTGGTGCACGTTGCCGCGAACACGGACCGCGATTTCCTCGCGTGGTTCACTTTCAGAGACCGTCAGATACTTCGGCCGTCGATTCAGTTCGGATTGCAACCGTTTCAATTCGGCGGAGAGTGTTTTGCGTCGTGCCGCGACGGCTTCCAGGTCGACGTCATCGGTTGTTGCGCCAGCCGGCGCGTCCGCCGACCCCTTCGCCACCGACGGTTGACCGTCGACCGGCAAGAATTGAACCGCGTCGACGATCACGCAACCGTCGGCGTTTTCGTTGGAGACGATGACAAACGATTGGCCTTCCTTTTCAAACGGAAAAACGCCCAGCGAAATCCACAGTCCGTCGATCGGCGGGCGGCGGCGTTGGTTCACCCGAACCGTGGTCGATTCGTTC
Encoded here:
- a CDS encoding DUF1501 domain-containing protein, translated to MNDDMTPDGELIARRMMLQQSACGFGALACGAMAADAFTAPTSLAAGPVPPPGAHRMPRAKRIIFLFMQGGVSQVDSFDHKPALQTHDGKKMPFDDAREFARSGQRGIEQRLMKSPWGFKPYGQCGRYVSDLFPETARHVDDLCFIHSMHTDGVAHGPATLFLHCGSTNFVRPSVGSWIYYGLGTENAALPGFVSIAPSIGNGGPRNYGSAFLPARYQGTPIGTAGRSDLEIDNLVRQDASIERQKAQLDLIDQLNRRQIRRRGIHNSEFEAMQQSYQLAWRMQQVAPDILDLTSESATTLSEYGIDDPTTQDYGRKCLLARRLCEAGVRFVQVNYGDNSANPAWDQHSNLPKHATHAKAVDRPIAALLADLKRRGLLEDTIVWWGGEFGRTPYSQSNGTGRDHNPGGFTVWLAGGGFRPGMAYGETDEFGFASIQNKVHMHDLHATLLHQLGLDHEQLTYRHAGRDFRLTDVYGRVIDEIIS